TATATGCTGCCGAGTTCATAATGGGTTTGGAATGAATCATCGGCCAAATGATAATGAAAGTTAAACCAATAGCCTTCTTTAGGCGGCTGATCCAGCCTGACATGAAATTTCAGGATGTCCTCCCCAGTTTTCATGTTATAGACGTTAAATATTTTTTCTTTCCGGCCGGGATCCGGATTATCTGTAATGGCAATTGATTGAAATGCATCATGATCACTGCGTTCTTCAACTATTTTCATAATCTGCTTTTCTATTTTAGGAAGGATCACCAACCGGTAATGATCTTCTATTACTGGGCTGATTTTTGTGCCGAATTTAATAAATGATTGGTTTTCCACTTCTTCCAAAAGAGAAGATTTATAGTCTTCAAAACTTGAAAGATCGGGGGGAGTTTTTGTTTCAATTGAGCTTAGAATTTCAACTGGCGAACCATTTTCTTGTCTGGACAGAGAAATCTCAGCCTGCTTGTCCGACATTAATGCTTGCGGCGGAGAAATCAAACCAAAGGTAGTAATAGTAAATAATACAACAAGCGTCTTACGCATCCACAGTTTCATAGCCGGGTATTCCTTCCCTAGTAATCTACTGCTAATTTTAGCATAGAACGAATTTTCAGTCATCATTCGCGGTCCAGGGATCTTTATTTTTAAGAATAAAACGTTTACAATAGCATCAACAAATAGAAAGGAGAACAAAAAATGGAAGCTATGTTTGTTGCTGCTTCACTGCTTACATTGATCTATTTTATTGCCATGGAAGTTACTGATTGATGATT
This window of the Bacillus gobiensis genome carries:
- a CDS encoding YpjP family protein encodes the protein MKLWMRKTLVVLFTITTFGLISPPQALMSDKQAEISLSRQENGSPVEILSSIETKTPPDLSSFEDYKSSLLEEVENQSFIKFGTKISPVIEDHYRLVILPKIEKQIMKIVEERSDHDAFQSIAITDNPDPGRKEKIFNVYNMKTGEDILKFHVRLDQPPKEGYWFNFHYHLADDSFQTHYELGSIYWDRNTPPKWMSH